The bacterium region GCACTTTGTATTGCAAAGTAGTTTGTAATGGTATAGTATTGGAATGATGCGAACGGTTCAGGAAGCTCTGCGGCAGGTACAGGAGTTGAAAAAAAAAATCCTGGAGAAACAGCGATTCAAGGGTTATTCGGGGCGCGCACGGGCCATCTCCGGAACGCTTGCTCTTGGGGCTGCCGGCATTCTTGCTTCTCCCTACTGGCCCGACACGCACCTGGCCCATTTTGCAGGCTGGGCGATTGTTTTTGCTCTCGCTTGCTTGCTGAACTTCGGAGCGATTCTGTACTGGTTTCTTCGAGACCCGCTTGCAAAACGAGATGTGAGAAGACTAAGGCCGATTGTCGATACGCTGCCTCCGCTTCTTGTTGGTGGAATTCTTACTTTGGGTCTTGTGCTGCAGGATTTGTATAGCTGGCTCTTCCCTGTCTGGATGTCCCTTTTCGGGCTCGCTAACCTCGCTTCCAGACATGTTCTTCCTCCTGCCATTTCGATTATCGGATTGTTCTACATCCTTGCCGGCGCGCTGCTTCTTTTGATCGGACCTTATCCCTTCACCAATCCATGGCCGATGGGAATCATCTTTTTTGCCGGAGAGTGGATGGGAGGAATCGTTTTGCATTTTGATGCAAGCGATTCCATTGCTGATTTTTTTCATCGCAAGGAGAAATTCAATGCCCAAAAGAGATAATCCTTACGCGGCACTCAATAAACTGTTTCATGAACCGAATCGTCTCGCGATCGTCTCCGCGCTTTGCAATGCGACTGAGGGAATTACATTCAATGAATTAAAACAGGAATGCAATTTAACAGACGGCAACTTGAGCCGCCACCTGCGGTCGCTGCAACACGCCCGCATCATCCGGATCCGGAAAACTTTTGTTCAGTCAAAACCCCAAACGACGATCTATTTCACCGAGCGAGGGCGGGATAGTTTTGTGCGGTACCTGGAGGCACTCGAAGAGGTATTGCTGAAGGCGGCCGAGTCTCTGGGCGGCGAAAAATCGACTTCAAACCAGCCCCTTCAAAAACCGGCCAGGGCCTGAATTTGAAAATCAACGCACTCCAAATGAGCTTTGGCATTGACTTTGCATTACCAAGTACTTTGCAATTGTTTAAAAAACGGAGGAGTAATTCGTAAAGATACCGGACACAGCATCAGCCTGGATCGAATATTTTGAGACGAATGCAAACAATCTTTTGCCGGTCCCCTGGCATTTGACCGAAAGGATTTCGGATCTTGAATGGGAAACGATTGCGGGTTCGATCCGCGTCTTTCAACTGGGAGAAAACTCCGAAGGAAGATCGTTGATTTCCCTGACGCGTCGCTTTGCTTTGCAGCGGCAGGATAACGAGCTCGAAGAAGCGATGACAAAATTCATTAGAGAAGAGCAGCGGCATGCGAGCTGGCTTGGAAGATTCATGGATCAAGTGCAGATTTCGAGGGTAACCGGGCACTGGTCCGATCACGTTTTCCGGCATCTGAGACGTCTCTGGAATCTGGAAGTGAGCCTCGCCGTTCTGTTAACCGCCGAACTGGTGGCAAGGGTGTATTATCACGCTCTCTATCGCGCAACCAGTTCCGCGATTCTTCGTCCGATCTGCCGGCAGTTGCTGCGCGACGAAGTGTTCCATGTGTATTTTCATACACACCTGCTCCGGAAAATCAGAATTCAACGTCTACCAATTCTTAATTCGCTCTGGAATTCATTGTACCGTTTGTTTCATGCTGGAACTCTCCTCATTGTATGGGCCGGACATTCTCGGGTGTTGCAGGGTGGAGGATTTTCATTCCGCCAATACTGGAGAGCTTCCAGGCGATATTGCGAGCGAGCAATCGGTTTATTGCAGCCAGTCAGAAAGAACGCAAATCAATTAGTTGGCAGGAGGAATTTATGTGGAATCAGGCCATTCTGATGAACAGAAACGATTCATTGAGAATCCATC contains the following coding sequences:
- a CDS encoding transcriptional regulator, giving the protein MPKRDNPYAALNKLFHEPNRLAIVSALCNATEGITFNELKQECNLTDGNLSRHLRSLQHARIIRIRKTFVQSKPQTTIYFTERGRDSFVRYLEALEEVLLKAAESLGGEKSTSNQPLQKPARA